TTACCAATCTATATTTACGGTGCTACTGATAATGTTGCCCCATTAATGTGGGCCTCAGATTTTATTATCTCTAAACCCGGTTCGGTAACAATCGCTGAAGCCTTGTCATTAGGAAAACCTATGATTGTTGTTACTCCTGAGGCTGGATCGTTGCAGGAGTTTTATTTCGCTAAGCTTTTAGAAGAAGAAAACGTTGGCCGATGGGCGCGTAATCTTTACGAAATTCCTCGATTGGTTGAGGAATTATTAACCCAAAAGGATTTGTTCGTAGTTTTAAGCACTAATGCGCAAAAAAAACATGGACATAATCTAAATGCTACGAGAATAATCACAGAAAATATAATCAATGTTTTTAAGAAAGGAGTAATAAATGAAAGGCGGTAAAGCATTGATAACCGGCTCCTGTGGTCTAATAGGTTCGGAGTCGGTGTCTTTCTTGGCAGAAAAAGGTTTTCAGATCGTAGGAATTGATAATGATATGCGCGCCTATTTTTTTGGAAAAGAAGCATCTACATCCTGGCAGAAGGAACGATTGTTAGAAAAATACAAAAATGTTTATAAACATTGTGATTTAGATATTCGAAACTATGATGGTCTAATTAAGATCTTTAAAGACTTTGTCCCGGATTTGATTATTCATACTGCAGCGCAACCATCCCACGACTGGGCCGCTAAAGACCCGTTTACTGATTTCACAATTAATGCCAATGGAACATTAAATCTTTTAGAAGCAACGCGCAACTATGCACCCGATGCCGTTTTTATTTACACTTCGACCAATAAAGTATACGGCGATGAACCTAACAGGTTACCATTAATCGAATTAGAAAAACGCTACGAGATTAGCCCAGACCATAAATATCATAATGGCATCGACGAAACCATGAGCATCGATCAAAATCTGCACTCGCTTTTTGGTGCTTCAAAACTCGCTGGAGACATTTTAGTTCAAGAATATGGTCGATACTTCGGGCTAAAAACTGTATCTTTTAGGGGCGGCTGCTTAACGGGCCCGCAACATTCCGGAACTCAGCTCCACGGTTTCTTGTCTTACTTGGTGCGATGTGCTATAACTGGAAAAACCTATAATATTTTCGGTTATAAGGGTAAACAGGTACGAGATAACATTCATTCATACGATTTAGTTAATGCTTTCTATCATTATTATTTAAATCCTAGACCAGGAGAGGTCTATAATATTGGGGGTGGTCGATTTAGTAACTGTTCAATTTTGGAAGCAATAGAAATTATTGAAAAACTTTGCGGCAAAAAGGTCTCTTACCAGTACATCGACACCCCACGACGAGGTGATCATATCTGGTACATATCAGACATTAGTAAATTCAAAAAAGACTACCCTAACTGGGATTATACCTATACTCTTGAACAGATAATTACCGAAATCTACGAGTTTCAGAAAACCCTACCCTTAGATAAACTAATGGACTAAAATAAAAATGCGCGGGAGCCAATATTGTTATTTTGGTGGGGTCTAAAGGGTATAGGGTATTTTAAGGCGTGATATTGGCTCTCCGCGCGCATATTTATATCTCTTTTTATTAATTGTAACTAAAAATAAGTATTTTGTCAAGAGGTAATTTCTACTTCCGTAAATTGAATTTTCCCGCTGTTTTCGGGGTTGGCCTTTTTATCTTATTTACTGATCAGTCTGATAAATAATTATGGCCCATTAAAATCAAATGTTGCGATAACGCTACAATGTTTATTTCATCCGGAATAAAGTTTAATCAAAACATTTAACTTTCTTGTTAAGTTGCTCCCAACGTCGGTCAACTTCTTCTTGAAATGCATCAAGTAAGCTCTTATTTTCCGGCCGGAAAAGATGTCGGAATCGGTCCTGTAATTTTAGCCATTCCGTAACTGGTAATTTTTCCTTGGGCACATAATTCAGTCGATATTTATGGTTTTCGCACTCATATAAGGGCCAAAAACATGTCTCAACGGCTAATTTAGAAAGAGTAATTGTTTGCGACGAGTGATAACCCCACCCCAAAGGACAAGGCACTAAAACATTAATGAAACTCGGCCCATTAATTGAAAGTGCTTTACGCACCTTATTAGCTAAATCATTCCAGTTCCAGACGGTTGCCTGAGCGGCATAGGGTATGTCATGAGCAATCATAATTTCTACAATATCTTTACGCCATTCTAATTTGCCAGGTTTTACCTTGCCGGCTGGCGAAGTTGTGGTATGGGCGCCTAAGGGGGTAGCTGAGGAGCGCTGGATTCCAGTATTCATGTAAGCTTCATTGTCTAAACAGACATACAAAAACCGATGCCGGCGTTCTACAGCACCCGAGAGGGCCTGAAAACCAATATCATAGGTTCCCCCATCACCACCGAATGCGATAAAATTAATGTCTTCTGTTATTTTGCCTTTGCGTTTTAAAACACGGTATGCTGCTTCCATGCCCGAGATCGTTGCTGCAGCATTTTCAAAGGCACTATGAAACATTGGCACTTGCCATGCGGTATGCGGATAAATTGTCGAGACAATTTCTAAACAACCGGTAGGCATAACGCAGGCCACAGGTTTAATTGCGGCCAGGAGCACTTGTCTTACTGCCAGGACCTCGCCGCAGCCGGTACATGCCCGATGGCCAGATGAAAACAGTTCTGGTTCTCTTGATAATTCTTTTATTGATGGCATAATTTTACCTCACTCCAATATAGCTAACTTCGTCTTTAACCTTTTGGGTTTCCTTAATATGGATTAGTTCTTCAAATACCACTTTAATGTCCTCTTGGGTAATTTCTCGGCCCCCTAAACCGTAGACATAAGAAACAATGAGCGGTTTTTCAGTTTGATGATATAGGGCCGCACGGATCTCCGTCGCCAAAGGACTAATATAACTATTCATTGCTTCTGCTCGGTCTAAAATGCCAACAACTTTAAATTTACGTAAGCTCGCAACTAGCTTTTCTGAAAAGAGCGGTCTAAAAAAGCGTAACTTTAGGGCACCGACCTTTTTGCCCTGGGCCCGTAATTCATCAACCGCAATCTTGGCCGTGCCAACCGTTGAACCCATGGCTAAAACTACCACCTCAGCATCTTCGGCTTGATATTCGTCGATTACCGGATAATAACGGTGAAACCGCTTTCGATATTCCTCGATCACCTCTTCGATTATCCCCTTAGCCTGACGTATACCTTCAGCTTCAGCCCGCTTATGTTCAAAATAAGAATCTGGCAGACAAGCTGGTCCAACCGTAATTGGATTTTTGGTATCTAATAAACTATAATTAGGCTTAAACTCGCCTAAAAAATCGCTTACCTCTTCATCGGATAAGATCTCAAGCCGTTCCATACAATGGGAAAGAATAAATCCATCAATGGCTACAATCACGGGCAGATAGGCTCGTTCAGCAATCTTGACGGCCTGGATAACTGAGTCGTAACCCTCTTGAGAACTTTCGCAAAAAATCTGAATCCAGCCCGAATCCCGAGAGGCTACAGAATCGGAGTGATCGCAATGAATATTAAGTGGCGAAGAAAGCGATCGAGAAGCAACGCACATCACAATCGGCAGCCGAAGTCCGGCAGCAATAAAAAGCATTTCATGCATTAGCGCTAACCCCTGAGAGGCTGTGGCGGTCATGGCTCGGGCACCACTTGCTGCAGCACCAATACAAGCACTCATGGCGGAATGCTCTGATTCCACCGGCACATATTCGGTATCAACTAAACCATCAGCCACAAAGCTTGAAAAAATCTGAACAATCTCAGTCGATGGGGTAATCGGATAAGCAGCTACAACATCGGGTCGGCATTGTTTCATGGCATAAGCCATGGCTTCATTACCGGTTTTCGCCACAATCATTTTTCCTCCTTGACCATGGTTATAGCCTGGACTTTTTTCGGACAAACCTCAGCGCAAATGCCACATCCTTTACAGTATTCGTAATTTATCCCTTGATGTTTACCGTCTTTTAAGATAATTGCGGCATCCGGGCAATAAATCCAACAGGTTAAACAGTTAATACATTTCTCTTTATTCCAAACCGGCCGAAAACTACGCCAGGCGCCGGTCTTATTTTCTAAAACCCTTTTCGTATCGGTAATTATTGCCCCACAAGGGAGTTCTTGCCAAGATACTAGTTTACTCATATTTACTCCTTTTATTAAGTTTCACATTCTGATTTAACTTCTTCATAGGCCCGTTTTATAGACTCAATATTACCCTTAATAATTTCATCTCGGCCCCGAAACTTCTGCTGTAACTTATTGGTAATCGCCTCAAGCATCTTCTGATAATCAAAAATACCCGTCACCTTTACTAACGCTCCCAGCATTGGGGTATTAGGCACATCGCGTTTGATAAGTTCTAAGGCAATTTTGGAGGCGTTCACGCAATAGATTTTAATGTCTTTATCGTCAAGCTTATAGCGTTTTCTTACCTCTTCTGGCGAATCCTCGGTGTTGATCAAAAGAATGCCGCCGGGTTTTAAGCCCTCAATAACATTAGCAATCTCAATTAAGGTTGGATCTAAGACCACAACAATATCCGGCTCTTTGATGCCGGCATGAGTTCGAATCTCTTTATCTGAGAGGCGATTAAAAGCCACCACAGGCGCACCCATGCGCTCAGGACCATATTCGGGAAATGCCTGAATATAAAGCCCAGTATCTAATGCCGCTTCGCCAAATAACAAGGCCGCAGTCTTAGCTCCTTGACCACCGCGACCGTGCCAGCGAATTTCTAATAGTTTGGAAGCACAAACATTATTTGTCATGTCTTACTCCTTGTTAATTAATTAAAAATTATACTTGATAAAATAATCTTTGTCAATTTATGGTTTTAGGTACATAACGTGGGATAACCAATCGTGACAAAAAACTTAGGGGCCTCAAGCTGCTAATTTATGTTGTCTATTATCTCTTGCTAATCTAGATCTAAAAACTTGCACCTTCTAATACCGGCCAGCGGGTTTCTTATCTTCAGAAATGCACCGCGGATTTTTGTATAATTAATATTACGCTAAGGACTGTATGAATAATTCTTCGTAGTAGTTACACACCGTCCCCCGGACCGTATTGGGACTGTGTCTCCACTGTGGAGTCTTAAAGATCTTTACCATTAACTTTTGTTTTATCCTGAGCGCCCCAGCATTTTTATTGATCATACTATATTTATAGATGGCCCAAAAACTGGTAATGGTGGGAAAAATTTTCTGGCCAGCTCAATTGGGTTTATGATTAAAAATCTTGACAGATAAAAAATTTTTGTTATGCTTATATACTATGCTAATTAAAAAGAAAAAATGCCCGTTCTGTGAGAAACAGGTCACCACGATCGGGATCGATGATGTTGAAGAGCTCAAAAAATATATTACTGAGAAAGGTAAGATTATCGGTTCCCGGTTCACCGGGGTGTGCTCTTGGCATCAACGAAAGCTTAAAAAAGCGATAAAATTAGCTCGCAACGCTGGGCTACTTTCATTTATCAGTAAATAGCCTATGAAAATTATCCTATTACAAGACTACGAGCGCCTAGGCAAAAAGGGTGACATCGTTACGGTCAAGGATGGTTTTGCCCGTAATTATCTTATTCCTAAAGGAATCGCCATTCGAGCCACCGAAAAAGAACTTGCTGAGATTGAAAAGACTAAAGAAGAGCTTTTAGCCCGATTGGAACGCCGCAGACAAAAACAAGAAATGTTGGCCCAAAAACTCCAGGAATTAGAACTAAAGGCTGAGCTTAAAATGGGCCGCCGAGGAGCCTTTGGGGCCATTACTAATACCGATATCGCCGAACTATTACAAGCCCAAGGCATAAAAATTGACCGCCATAAAATTCTTTTGACCCGACCTATAAAAGACCCGGGAATCTATGATATTTCAGTCAATTTAGGTCTTATCAAGGCAACTGTAAAACTTAACGTTACCTCGTCTGAAGAAGCCCGCCAGTAGGCTCAAAGGATGGTGTTAGATGATTGAAGTAAAAGTTGCCGGGGTGCTTTTTAATGAACAAGCCGCCTCGCCGGTAATGATTCTTAAAGAGCTTAGCGGTTCCCGAGCTCTGCCAATATTTATCGGACCAATGGAAGCCACCGCAATTCTTTATGCCCTAGAGAATATTAAACTCAAAAGACCCTTAACAATCGACTTACTGAAAAACTTTCTGGATGCTTTTGCGATTAAAGTGCAGCGGATAATTATCTCAGCCCTAAAACAGGAAACATTTTATGCCGAAATTATAGTGGAGCATGCGGGTAAAATTTTCGCAATCGACGCTCGACCTTCAGATTCGGTGGGCCTGGCCGTCCGATGCGGTTCGCCGATTTTTGTAGCCGAAGAAGTGTTTAATCAAGCCGGCATTGAAATAACGGCTGATGATGAGGCCCGACTTGAAGAACTGCGCTCGTCAATCCGAAATATCCCTCCTGAGGATTTTGGTAGTTATAAGCTCTAATTATGACCATTGATGACAAATTAAAACTCTTAATTAGCCGGACCGATTGCGTCGTCTCAGTTGAAGAACTAAAAGAAAAACTTATCCGAAGCGAAAAACAAAACCGACCTTTAAGGGTCAAATTAGGAATTGACGCCTCAGGCCCAGATATTCACTTAGGCTTTGCGGTGGTGTTAAGAAAACTCCGTCAATTTCAGGAGCTTGGGCACATTGCCGTGCTTATCATTGGCGACTTTACGGGCATGATTGGCGATCCGACCGGCCGCTCAAAGACCAGGCCGGCTTTAAGTGAAGAACAGATTAAGGCTAATATGGCACGCTATCGTGAGCAGATTTTTAAGATTTTGATTCCAGAACGAACCGAGTTTCGCAATAATTCGGAATGGCTCGGTAAACTCACAAGTAAAGACATTGTGAATTTAACCTCTAAATACACCGTGGCCCGAATTTTAGAGCGCGAAGACTTTAAAAACCGCCTAAATAGCGGTTTGCCGTTATACATCCACGAAATCTTATATCCCTTATTTCAAGGCTATGACTCGGTGATGGTCCAGGCGGATATCGAGCTCGGTGGTGCTGACCAATATTGGAACCTTTTGGTTGGCCGAGAACTCCAACGCGAATTTAATCAACCAGCCCAGGTGATTATGACCGTCCCACTCCTAGAAGGCACGGATGGCAAGTTGAAAATGAGCAAATCGTATAATAATTATATCGGAATTACCGAGCCAGCTCGAGAAATTTATGGGAAGATCATGTCGATACCCGATGAACTTATTATCAAATATTTCTGGCTCTGCACCAACCTAAGTGATGACCAGATCCTTAAACTTGAGGAACGAATGCGTCGCGGTGAGAACCCCAAAACTTTTAAAGAACTTTTAGGAAAAGAAATCGTTGCACTCTATTATTCGCCGCAAGAAGCCGAGGCGGTAAGCCAAGAATTTGAAGCGGTGTTTAAATTAAAACAGGTGCCGCAGGAAATCCCAGAATTTAAAGTCCAGGCTGGGGTAGAACTTAATATTGTTGACCTCTTAATCTTATCAAAAAGCTTCCCTTCAAAAAGTGAGGCCCGAAGAAAAATAAAAGAAGGCGCCATTGAAATTGATGGCCAAAAGATTACCGATATATACTATACAATAAAAATTTCTGAACCCCAAGTTTTAAAGATCGGTAAACATCGCTTTCTTAAAATAACCCCGGAATAATTACTTGCCTATAAATTTAATAATCTTAGTTAAGTTTTCGCGAACCGGTTTTGCCGTGTTTATTTCTAAATAATTTTGCCTATCCCGGACCGGTTCAAAATAATCTCGAATGCGAAAATAGATTTCCTCGGTCGCATCAGACACTGAAAATACCTGCGGACGCCGCTTCAACCGAGCAAGAATAATTTTTTCGGGGCAGTTGCAGTGTACGATAAAAAATTGGGCGCCAGTTTTAGTAGCAATATCCTGTAATTCGATTCGGGAACTTTCCCATGCAAAAGTTCCGTCAACTACACAGCTTATGCCACAGGAAAGATAATTATAACTGCGCCGGTAAAGTTCGGCATAAGTTTTTTGTGAAATCTCTGATCGATAAATCCCTTTGCCATAACCTTCAAACCGATGCTCTTCAATTGGGGTATTAGTAAGTTCTTTGCGAATTATGTCCGTTGACAAATAGTGGGCAAAAATTTCCTTAGCAAGTCGTTGAGCAATGTAAGTTTTTCCAGAACCAGGAAGCCCCATGATCATAATTAGAAGCGGCTGGCGATTAAAAAGATCTGAATACTTGTCGGCTAAACAAAAATATTTTTGAGCCTTTAATTTTATTCTTTTCTTTGTCGTACTCGGTAATTTAGGGTCATTAAGAAGAAAACTGGTTACTTTGCCTCGGACATACGCCCGATAGCACTTATAAAAATCCAAGACTTTTAATAGCTCCCAATCGTTGGTGTAATAGAGATATCGATCCAGAAAAAAATCAGCCAGATGTTTATGGTTATAAAATTCTAAATCCATTACGAAAAACGCGATCTCAGAAGCAGTATCGCACACGGAAAATCTGGGATTAAACTCTAACGAATCAAAGATATAAACCCTGTCAGCAACAAAAATATTCTCGGAATGCAAGTCACCGTGGCATTTAATAATCTTCTGGTCGTAAATGCGCTTTATAAACAGGTATTTATTATTTTTTATAAACTCTTCAACTATGTTCTTAATTTTATCAAACGTTTTTTGGGTAATTGTAACTCCCAGGAACGGTTCGGTTTGTATAAAGTTTTCATCCCAGTTATACTTGATCATGTCAGTACTTCCATATTGATAGTAATCTTCACGGGAACGAGACTTTTTGTGGAAATTAGCAATTATCTTGGCTATCTCATCAACTGGCGAAAAACCGATCTTTTTATTTAATAGCAGATTAGTCATTATTGTTTCTTGCGAGAGTTCGCGCATTTTAATTGCGTAGTCAATAACTTCACCAGGTTTAGAATTATCCGGATCTAAGAATATTTTATTGCCTCTTTTTAGGATCGGAATGACCCCAAAGTAAATATCCGGAGCTAAAATTTGATTAATCCGAAATTCCTCATAAGAGAATTTTTTTCTTAAAGACAATGTAGTGTAATCCAGAAAGCCGAAGAACACCGGTTTTTTTATCTTATATGCATATTTCCCGGTCAAGAAAACCCATGAGGTGTGTGTTTGGATAAGCGTAACTTTTTTACAGTCTGGACCCCAAAAGCTTGGTTTTAAAAGAACAGGCAGGTAGTCTTTTACTGAATAGTTTTCGTTTGATGAATTTTTGCTCATTTTATAAGCATTTTACCGATTTCGCTACCTAATTCTAGGGCCAAAAGATTATTTTCCAAAGTAATTTTAGGCACATGGCTGGCTACAGCCTTTTTT
The window above is part of the candidate division WOR-3 bacterium genome. Proteins encoded here:
- the rplI gene encoding 50S ribosomal protein L9 → MKIILLQDYERLGKKGDIVTVKDGFARNYLIPKGIAIRATEKELAEIEKTKEELLARLERRRQKQEMLAQKLQELELKAELKMGRRGAFGAITNTDIAELLQAQGIKIDRHKILLTRPIKDPGIYDISVNLGLIKATVKLNVTSSEEARQ
- a CDS encoding thiamine pyrophosphate-dependent enzyme; its protein translation is MMPSIKELSREPELFSSGHRACTGCGEVLAVRQVLLAAIKPVACVMPTGCLEIVSTIYPHTAWQVPMFHSAFENAAATISGMEAAYRVLKRKGKITEDINFIAFGGDGGTYDIGFQALSGAVERRHRFLYVCLDNEAYMNTGIQRSSATPLGAHTTTSPAGKVKPGKLEWRKDIVEIMIAHDIPYAAQATVWNWNDLANKVRKALSINGPSFINVLVPCPLGWGYHSSQTITLSKLAVETCFWPLYECENHKYRLNYVPKEKLPVTEWLKLQDRFRHLFRPENKSLLDAFQEEVDRRWEQLNKKVKCFD
- the rpsR gene encoding 30S ribosomal protein S18, whose amino-acid sequence is MLIKKKKCPFCEKQVTTIGIDDVEELKKYITEKGKIIGSRFTGVCSWHQRKLKKAIKLARNAGLLSFISK
- a CDS encoding AAA family ATPase; amino-acid sequence: MSKNSSNENYSVKDYLPVLLKPSFWGPDCKKVTLIQTHTSWVFLTGKYAYKIKKPVFFGFLDYTTLSLRKKFSYEEFRINQILAPDIYFGVIPILKRGNKIFLDPDNSKPGEVIDYAIKMRELSQETIMTNLLLNKKIGFSPVDEIAKIIANFHKKSRSREDYYQYGSTDMIKYNWDENFIQTEPFLGVTITQKTFDKIKNIVEEFIKNNKYLFIKRIYDQKIIKCHGDLHSENIFVADRVYIFDSLEFNPRFSVCDTASEIAFFVMDLEFYNHKHLADFFLDRYLYYTNDWELLKVLDFYKCYRAYVRGKVTSFLLNDPKLPSTTKKRIKLKAQKYFCLADKYSDLFNRQPLLIMIMGLPGSGKTYIAQRLAKEIFAHYLSTDIIRKELTNTPIEEHRFEGYGKGIYRSEISQKTYAELYRRSYNYLSCGISCVVDGTFAWESSRIELQDIATKTGAQFFIVHCNCPEKIILARLKRRPQVFSVSDATEEIYFRIRDYFEPVRDRQNYLEINTAKPVRENLTKIIKFIGK
- a CDS encoding 2-oxoacid:acceptor oxidoreductase family protein; the protein is MTNNVCASKLLEIRWHGRGGQGAKTAALLFGEAALDTGLYIQAFPEYGPERMGAPVVAFNRLSDKEIRTHAGIKEPDIVVVLDPTLIEIANVIEGLKPGGILLINTEDSPEEVRKRYKLDDKDIKIYCVNASKIALELIKRDVPNTPMLGALVKVTGIFDYQKMLEAITNKLQQKFRGRDEIIKGNIESIKRAYEEVKSECET
- a CDS encoding NAD-dependent epimerase/dehydratase family protein, with product MKGGKALITGSCGLIGSESVSFLAEKGFQIVGIDNDMRAYFFGKEASTSWQKERLLEKYKNVYKHCDLDIRNYDGLIKIFKDFVPDLIIHTAAQPSHDWAAKDPFTDFTINANGTLNLLEATRNYAPDAVFIYTSTNKVYGDEPNRLPLIELEKRYEISPDHKYHNGIDETMSIDQNLHSLFGASKLAGDILVQEYGRYFGLKTVSFRGGCLTGPQHSGTQLHGFLSYLVRCAITGKTYNIFGYKGKQVRDNIHSYDLVNAFYHYYLNPRPGEVYNIGGGRFSNCSILEAIEIIEKLCGKKVSYQYIDTPRRGDHIWYISDISKFKKDYPNWDYTYTLEQIITEIYEFQKTLPLDKLMD
- a CDS encoding bifunctional nuclease family protein, producing the protein MIEVKVAGVLFNEQAASPVMILKELSGSRALPIFIGPMEATAILYALENIKLKRPLTIDLLKNFLDAFAIKVQRIIISALKQETFYAEIIVEHAGKIFAIDARPSDSVGLAVRCGSPIFVAEEVFNQAGIEITADDEARLEELRSSIRNIPPEDFGSYKL
- the tyrS gene encoding tyrosine--tRNA ligase, giving the protein MMTIDDKLKLLISRTDCVVSVEELKEKLIRSEKQNRPLRVKLGIDASGPDIHLGFAVVLRKLRQFQELGHIAVLIIGDFTGMIGDPTGRSKTRPALSEEQIKANMARYREQIFKILIPERTEFRNNSEWLGKLTSKDIVNLTSKYTVARILEREDFKNRLNSGLPLYIHEILYPLFQGYDSVMVQADIELGGADQYWNLLVGRELQREFNQPAQVIMTVPLLEGTDGKLKMSKSYNNYIGITEPAREIYGKIMSIPDELIIKYFWLCTNLSDDQILKLEERMRRGENPKTFKELLGKEIVALYYSPQEAEAVSQEFEAVFKLKQVPQEIPEFKVQAGVELNIVDLLILSKSFPSKSEARRKIKEGAIEIDGQKITDIYYTIKISEPQVLKIGKHRFLKITPE
- a CDS encoding 4Fe-4S dicluster-binding protein; the encoded protein is MSKLVSWQELPCGAIITDTKRVLENKTGAWRSFRPVWNKEKCINCLTCWIYCPDAAIILKDGKHQGINYEYCKGCGICAEVCPKKVQAITMVKEEK
- a CDS encoding transketolase C-terminal domain-containing protein; this encodes MIVAKTGNEAMAYAMKQCRPDVVAAYPITPSTEIVQIFSSFVADGLVDTEYVPVESEHSAMSACIGAAASGARAMTATASQGLALMHEMLFIAAGLRLPIVMCVASRSLSSPLNIHCDHSDSVASRDSGWIQIFCESSQEGYDSVIQAVKIAERAYLPVIVAIDGFILSHCMERLEILSDEEVSDFLGEFKPNYSLLDTKNPITVGPACLPDSYFEHKRAEAEGIRQAKGIIEEVIEEYRKRFHRYYPVIDEYQAEDAEVVVLAMGSTVGTAKIAVDELRAQGKKVGALKLRFFRPLFSEKLVASLRKFKVVGILDRAEAMNSYISPLATEIRAALYHQTEKPLIVSYVYGLGGREITQEDIKVVFEELIHIKETQKVKDEVSYIGVR